In the genome of Rhodothermales bacterium, the window GGCGCTGTTCTTCGAGAATTTCTTCCGCCTTCTTTTTGCGCAGATCCAGGATAAACGCCTCGAAGGTCTCCTCATCCAGCTCGCCCAGTCGCATCAGCGAATCCAGGTTGACGAGTTTGTTATGGACCGTATAAAAGCTGCCGAAGACTTCGGCCTGTTTCTCGCCGTCGGTGATGGCTTCCGGCGCATACTGGATGGCGGCGGCGCCGGGAGCCTGCCGGCGGTTGCCCGACTGGAGGGACGCCCGGGCGGTATCGAAGTGCGCGGCGGCATAGTTGTAGTCCACGTACACGTCGCGATACAGTTCGCCCATCGCATAGTGGATTTTGCCCTTGATCGCATTCGCATTCAGGGTGCGATCGTCGGAATAAAGCAATCCTTCAAAGACGGTGTACGCCTGATCGCCCAGCCGCATCGCCTGGTAGACCCGGCCGCGCAGATAGACGAGTTCGGCCCGGTTGTCGAAATTCTTGTCGTCCCGTTCCATGCTGCGCACCTGGCGCAACGCCAGTTCGGGATTGCCGTGCTGGGCTTCCACGCGGATTTCGCTCACCATGGCGGCGTACGAAAGCGCGTATTCGGGTTTGTAGCGCTGCACGCGGCGATAGGCCTCCATCGCCTTGTCGTACCGTTGCAGGGACTCGTACACCTGTCCGAGCAGGAAGGAAGCCCGGGAGGCGGTCGTCCCATCCGAGACGCGCTCGAGGCCGCGCTCGAGTTCGAGGGAAGCCTCTTCCCAGGCGTTCTGACGCACGTGCAGCTCACCGAGCGCGAGGCGGAGCAGCGACGCCCACTTGCGGGACATCCCCTCCATGCTCAGGCTGAATTCGAGGTGATTCATCGCCTCGTCGAACGAGTTCGACGCGATGAGCGTCCGCGCGAGCCAGAAACGCGCCTCATCCTCCAGGGGCCCGCCGATCGAGATCACCTCCTGGAATTTTTCCTCGGCGCCGACATAGTTCTCGAGATAAAAATAGGACTTGCCGATGAGCAGCAGCGCGTCGTCGACCCATTTGGAGCCCGGATTCTCCCGGAGCACGTCCGCGCTTTTTTTGATCGCGTCGTTGAACTCCTGCTGGTTGGCGACGCGTTCGGGCTTGTAGAAGATGGAGAGATAGATCGTGCGATCGATGCCCTGGTTGGCCGTGCGCTCGACCGATTTCACCCCTTCCGCGTACGTCTTCCGCGCATTGTAGAAGGTATTGTAATACGCCGTAAAGTTCTCGTACCGGCGGCCGATGAACGAGCCCTCCTTGCAGCCGGTTGCCAGCATCAGGAAGGCCGAGAGCATCAGGATCAGCCGGCGGCGATAAAACGCCGGCCGCCGCGATGGGGAAGAGTCTGGACCTGGGGTGAGATGTCGCATTGCATGTAGGCGGGCGGAGCGCCTGGCTCCGCCTCTCCGTCGGCTGGTAAAGGGACAACGATGGTAGCTACCGTTGCAATACGCGTTTGGGCTAGACCTGGGTGACGTGGATCATATTCGTGCGCCCGCGAGCGGGGAGCGGCATACCGGCGGTGACCACCACGCGGTCTCCGGGGGAGACGAGCTGGTGTTTCTTCAGCAGGTCGTGCACCAGTTTGACGCCCTGATCGGTATCCCGTTGAAAAGGAATCGCAAAGGCTTTTGTTCCCCAGAGCAGGGCCAGCTGCTTGACGACCTTTTCATGGTTTGTAAAGGCGTAAAGCGGCATTCCTGGCCGATGGCGTGCGATCGAGCGGGCCGTCGTGCCGGAGCTGGTCAGGCAGGCAATCGCGCTCGCGCCCACCTGGCAGGCCAGCTGATAGGCCGTATAGCTGACCGATTCGGTCAGGGCCTTCGATATCCATTCCGATTCCGGGCCCAGCGGCATCTGGAAACCCTGCCGCTCCGTTTCGAGGATGATCTGGGACATCGCCTCGACCACCCGCGTCGGGTGTTTGCCGGCTGCCGTCTCCCCCGACAGCATAACGGCGTCGCTGCCGTCGTACACGGCGTTGGCCACGTCGCTCGCTTCGGCGCGGGTGGGGCGCGGGTTTTCGATCATGCTTTCGAGCATCTGCGTCGCGGTGATGACCGGCTTGGCCGCCCGCCGGCACTTGCGGATGATCATCTTCTGGGTGGTGGGCACCTGGGCCATCGGCATCTCGATCCCGAGATCGCCGCGGGCCACCATGATGCCGTCGGCCTTTTTCATGATCTGATCGATGTTCTGCACGGCCTCGGGCTTCTCGATCTTCGCGATGACCTGCACCTGTTTGCCGGACGTCCGGATGCGCTGCACCAGGTTGGCGACGTCGGTCTCGTCGCGGACGAACGAGAGGGCGATGAGGTCGACATCCATGGAGAGACCGAACTCGAGGTCGGCGATGTCTTTCTCGGTGAGCGCCGGCGTGGACGTGCGGATGTGGGGCAGATTGACGCCTTTTCGGGAACGCAGCATGCCCCCCACGATCACTTCGGTGACGACATCCTCACCTTCCAACCCCATCACCTGGAGTTCCAGCAGGCCGTCGTCCAGCAGGATGCGGCCGCCGGCATCGACGTCGCGCGCGAGGGTGGCATAGCTGACGTAGATGCGATCTTCGCTTTGCCCGTCCGGATCCGGGGTGAGCACGAGCCGCTGCCCCTTGTGGATCAGCATGGCGCCGTTGTCGATGTCTCCGACACGGATTTTGGGCCCCTGGAGGTCCTGCAGGATCGCCACGTCCCGGCCGGCGGCGGCGGCGGCCTCGCGCACGTCGAGGATGCGCTTGCGGTGATCCTCGTGCGAACCGTGCGAAAAATTAAGCCGCGCGACGTCCATCCCGGCATCGATCAACGCACGGATGGTGCCGGGATCGGAGGAGGCAGGACCTAGGGTGCAGATGATCTTCGTGCGACGGGACATGGGGACGTAGGGGATCTTGGATTGAGGTGCTGCAGAGAAGCGGTCGGATGTGCCCGATCCCGTTCTCCGGATCGTTCAGGCACACATCAACGGCAAATCACCTACTTTGATTCAAGCCGCTGCACGCGCCGCGCGTCGCGCGCCGGCGTGGGGTGTTAACCGACTGTTAAAGTTGTAAATTGTACCCCGGCCAAGAACTTGACACGCGCGTGGCCCGTTTTCAGGCCATGCACCCTCCTGCCGTCATGCGCCATGTTCAATCGCATTAAACCTTCCTGGATGCTCCTGATGGCCGTGAGCATGGCCATCCTGCTTCCCGGACTCGCCTTTCTACAGTACCGCTGGATCGGCCAGTTGAGCGCGAGCGAACTGGAGCGGATGCGCGCGAATCTGAACACCGGCGCCGAATACTTCCACGACGCCTTCGACCGGGAGATTTCGCCGCTCCGGTGGCTGTTCCGCGTCAGCCTCGCCGGCTCGACGGACGAGGTCGCGAACCAGCTCGCCCTGAACTACCGACACTGGGAGCGGATGACCGAACATCCGTCGCTTATCGAGCACGTGTACTGGATCGATTACCAGAGCCGGCACGCCGTCCGCCTGCACGAACTGGATCCATCCACCGGCACGCTCCATGAGATCCCGTGGCCCGACCGGCTGCTGCCCTGGCGCGAGTACATCGTGCTCCGCAACGAGTTGCAGCGCAAGGCCCTTGAGGCGACGCCTGCCCTCGACCCCCAGGAAGCCGACGCCGCGCTGCAGGCCTTTCGCGCCCGGAATGCCTCGCTGCTCGCCGAAACGCCCGCGATCCCCATCCCCATCTCCATCGATCCCGAGATCGCCGCCGAAGACCTGCTCTCGAACCTCGACGCCACCATTCAGGGGCGCGCCGGCCACACCCTGCTGCTGCTCAACAGGTCGTACCTCGTCGATTCCATGCTGACCAACCTCGCCGCCGAGTTCGCGGGGACCAACGACGACATGGGGTACAACGTGATGGTGGTGAGCCAGGACGATGCGAATCAGGTCATCTTCCGGTCGGACACGACGCTTACCCTGGAGGATTTCAAGCGCCCGGACGCCGTGCATTACCTCGGCGGGGGGTTTTTCTGGCAGCGCCAGCCCCTCACCCCCAGCTCGATGATCGTCCGCGGCTATACGGCGCTGGCCAACCGGGACAGTAGTTTCGCCAACTTGCTGCTGACCCGCGCGGAGTCCGGGTGGTGGCCCGCCCTCCACGACAGCCTCGCCTACGAAACGGTCGCCCACGAAGCGCCTTTCCCGCTCCAGGCGGTGCTCCGTATGGCGCGCGAAAACGATGTCGAGGGCAAGTTGACGACGGACTACCTGCTGAGCGCCCTGTCGCGGCTGCAGGACGAGGCGATGGACCGGAACCCGATGCCGCCGCAGCGTGCGCCGGCGGACAGCACCGCGAACAACGAGGATGACGGCCGGCATGCCTGGAAGATGCTGCTCAAGCACCGCGCCGGCTCGCTCGAGGCCTCTGTCCGGGCGAACCGCACCCGCAACCTCTTCATGAGCTTCGGCATCCTGCTGCTGCTCGGGTCGGCCGTGGCGCTGCTTTATAACTCCTCGCGTCGGGCGCGCATCCTGGCCGAGCAGCAGATGGAATTCGTCGCCGGCATCTCGCACGAGCTGCGCACTCCGCTGGCCGTGATCCACTCCGCGGCCGAGAACCTGGCCGACGGCGTCGTGCAGAACGCAGATCAGTCGAAACGCTATGGCGACCTGATCCGCAAGGAAGGCCGGCGCCTGACGGAGATGGTCGAGCAGGTGCTCGAACTCGCCGGCGTGCAGTCTGGCCGAAAACGGTACACCTTCCGGCAGGCGTCGTTGACGAACACCATCGAACAGGCGATTTCATCCTGCGACGGCGCTCTGCGCGAAGCCGACTTCACCGTCTCGAAACACATCGCCCCCGACCTCCCCGAACTCGTCATCGACGACCGGTCGATCCAGACGGCGCTCCGCAACCTGATCACGAACGCGATCAAATACAGCGATCAAAGCACCTGGCTGGGCATCGAGGCGCAGGTGGCGAAGAACGGCAAAGGGCCGGAAGTACAGATCACGGTGCGCGACAAGGGGAGCGGCATACCCGCCTCCGAGCTGCCCTACATTTTCGACCGTTTCTACCGCGGGCACGCCGTCCGCGAGGCGCAGATCCACGGCAACGGACTCGGCCTCAGCCTGGTCAGGTCGACGGCCGAAGCACACGGCGGACGCGTGTCGGTGGTGAGCGAGCCCGGCAAGGGCAGCGCGTTCACCCTGCACATCCCGCTGCGAACCATGGAAGAGCCCGAGACGGCGGCATCACCCCTGAAAGCATGAGCAAGCGCATTCTGCTGATTGAAGACGAGCCGGGCCTCGTGCTCACCCTGACCGATCGGTTGGCGAGCGAAGGGTACAGCGTGACGAGCCGCGGCGACGGCGAGTCCGGGCTGCAGACGGCCCTGTCGGAATCGTTCGAGCTGGTTCTGCTGGACGTCATGCTCCCCAAAAAGAGCGGCTTCGATGTCTGCCAGGAGCTGCGGAAGCGCGATATCCGCACCCCGATCCTGATGCTTACGGCGCGGGGGCAGGTCGTGGACAAGGTCGTCGGCCTCAAGATCGGCGCCGACGACTACCTGACGAAGCCCTTCGAGATGCCCGAGCTGATCGCCCGGATCGAGGCGCTGCTGCGGCGCGCCGGCACGACGAACGGCCACCAGACCGCCGAGGTTCATCAATTCGGCGACGTCGAGGTGGACTTCCGCCGCGCGGAGGTGCGCCGCGCCGGCGACATCGTCGATCTCTCCGCCAAGGAATTCCAGCTGTTGCGGTATTTCATCGAACACCGCGGCGCCACCCTGTCCCGCGACGAACTCCTCAACGAGGTCTGGGGCTACAATTCCCTCCCCTCCACGCGCACGATCGACGTCCACGTCGCCTGGCTCCGTCAGAAACTCGAGCCCAATCCCCGGCACCCGCAGTACATCCTCACCGTGCACGGCCTCGGCTACAAGTTCGCCGAGTAGTTCGAGGTTCAAGGTTCAGGGTTCTAGGTTCAAGGTACCCTCCCTTAAACCTAGACCCTTACACCTTGAACCTTGAAGCACGTCCACCCACATGGAGTAATGCGATGGATACGGTTGCCTGGGGCATCATCGGATGCGGCGACGTTACGGAGGTCAAGAGCGGGCCGGCGCTTCGGAAGACGGCGAACGCCTCGCTGGTGGCTGTCATGCGCCGCGACGCCGGAAAAGCGCGCGACTACGCCGAGCGCCACGGCGTCCCCCGGTGGTACGACGACGCGCAGGCCCTGATCGACGACCCCGAGGTGAGCGCGATCTATGTCGCCACGCCGCCCGACACGCACGAGGTCTACACGGTGGCCGCGGCGCGCGCCGGCAAGCCCGTGCTGGTAGAGAAACCCATGGCGCCTGACGCCGCGGCGTGCCGGCGGATGATCGATGCCTGCGCGCGCGCCGGCGTGCCGCTGTTCGTGGCGTATTATCGGCGCGCGCTGCCCCGGTTCGAAGCCATGCGCCGGCTGATCCAGTCGGGCGCCATCGGCGCGCCGCGGGTGGTCTCGATCCGGCATTTCCTGCGCGAGGGCCAGATGCCGGCGCAACCCTGGAAGGTGGACCCCACGGTCAACGGCGGCGGCTTTTTTGTCGATATGCAATCCCATACGCTCGACTGGCTGGATCATGTATTCGGCCCGGCCGAAGCGGCGCGGGGCATCGCCGTCCACCAGGCCGGCCGGTATGCCGCGGAGGATGCGGTATCCTTCAGCCTGCGCTTCGGCGGCGGCGTGATCGCCAACGGGCTTTGCGGCTATGCCACTGCGCGCGAGGAAGAAGGTGTGACCGTGTACGGCTCGGAGGGCGAGGTCTCGATGCCCTTCTTTCGCCCCGGCCCGCTTCGCCTCGTCACCGGCACCGGCGAAGTATGCACTGAACACCCCGATCCCCCGCATGTGCACCAGCCGCTCATCGCGAGCGTGGTGGCGCACCTGCTTGGCCAGGGCGTCTGCGCGAGCACCGGCGAGAGCGCGCTTCGCACGACACGCGTCATCGACGCCATCCTGGCCGACCTATCCACCCGTTGATTCCTTCGCCATGCGCCTCCCCTTCGACGACCTCGTACACACCCTCCAGCGCCTCTTTCTCCACAAAGGGTATCCCCCCGAGGCAGCGGCGCTCAGCGCGCGGCTGATCGCGGAAACGAGCCGGGACGGCGTGTATTCGCACGGGCTGAACCGGGTGCCCCGTGTGCTCGCCATGATCGACAACGGCTCGATCGTGGTGGATGCGAAACCGAGCCGCATCGCCGGCCACGGCGGGTTTGAGCAATGGGACGGCGGGATGGGACCGGGCAACGTCGTCGCCCATGCCTGCATGGCCCGCACCCTCGAACTGGCGGGCGAACATGGCATCGGCGCGGTCGCGCTGCGGCATACGAACCACTGGATGCGGGGCGGCACGTACGGCTGGCAGGCCGCCGACGCCGGCTTCATCGGGCTGTGCTGGACCAACACCAACCAGAACCTCCCGCCCTGGGGCGGCCTGTCCCCGCGCATCGGCAACAACCCGATCGTCATGGCGCTGCCGCGTCCGGAAGGCCACGTGGTCATCGACATGGCGATGTCGCAGTTCTCGTACGGAGCGCTCGACTCCTACAAAAAGAAGGGGCAGCGCCTGCCCGTGCCGGGCGGTTTCGATGCGGCGGGCGCCCTGACCGACGACCCTGCGGCGATCGAGGAAAGCGGCCGGGCGCTGCCGATCGGCTACTGGAAGGGGTCGGCGCTGTCGATCGTCCTCGACCTGGTCGCCGCCGGCCTCTCCGGTGGCGACGCGACCTGCACCATCGCGACCGACCCGCTGCTGGAGCGCAGCCTTTCGCAGGTCTTCATCGCCATCAAACCGCTCTCGCCGGCCTTCGTCGCGCGCATCGCCGACGAGACGGTGGCGCATCTCCATGCGTCGCCGGCCGTCCCGGGGCAATCGGTGCATTACCCCGGCGAGCGCACGCTCGCCACGCGGCGGGACAATCTGGCGCACGGGATCCCCGTGGATGCCGGCGTG includes:
- the pyk gene encoding pyruvate kinase; this encodes MSRRTKIICTLGPASSDPGTIRALIDAGMDVARLNFSHGSHEDHRKRILDVREAAAAAGRDVAILQDLQGPKIRVGDIDNGAMLIHKGQRLVLTPDPDGQSEDRIYVSYATLARDVDAGGRILLDDGLLELQVMGLEGEDVVTEVIVGGMLRSRKGVNLPHIRTSTPALTEKDIADLEFGLSMDVDLIALSFVRDETDVANLVQRIRTSGKQVQVIAKIEKPEAVQNIDQIMKKADGIMVARGDLGIEMPMAQVPTTQKMIIRKCRRAAKPVITATQMLESMIENPRPTRAEASDVANAVYDGSDAVMLSGETAAGKHPTRVVEAMSQIILETERQGFQMPLGPESEWISKALTESVSYTAYQLACQVGASAIACLTSSGTTARSIARHRPGMPLYAFTNHEKVVKQLALLWGTKAFAIPFQRDTDQGVKLVHDLLKKHQLVSPGDRVVVTAGMPLPARGRTNMIHVTQV
- the yiaK gene encoding 3-dehydro-L-gulonate 2-dehydrogenase, with the protein product MRLPFDDLVHTLQRLFLHKGYPPEAAALSARLIAETSRDGVYSHGLNRVPRVLAMIDNGSIVVDAKPSRIAGHGGFEQWDGGMGPGNVVAHACMARTLELAGEHGIGAVALRHTNHWMRGGTYGWQAADAGFIGLCWTNTNQNLPPWGGLSPRIGNNPIVMALPRPEGHVVIDMAMSQFSYGALDSYKKKGQRLPVPGGFDAAGALTDDPAAIEESGRALPIGYWKGSALSIVLDLVAAGLSGGDATCTIATDPLLERSLSQVFIAIKPLSPAFVARIADETVAHLHASPAVPGQSVHYPGERTLATRRDNLAHGIPVDAGVWAKIQQALAH
- a CDS encoding Gfo/Idh/MocA family oxidoreductase yields the protein MDTVAWGIIGCGDVTEVKSGPALRKTANASLVAVMRRDAGKARDYAERHGVPRWYDDAQALIDDPEVSAIYVATPPDTHEVYTVAAARAGKPVLVEKPMAPDAAACRRMIDACARAGVPLFVAYYRRALPRFEAMRRLIQSGAIGAPRVVSIRHFLREGQMPAQPWKVDPTVNGGGFFVDMQSHTLDWLDHVFGPAEAARGIAVHQAGRYAAEDAVSFSLRFGGGVIANGLCGYATAREEEGVTVYGSEGEVSMPFFRPGPLRLVTGTGEVCTEHPDPPHVHQPLIASVVAHLLGQGVCASTGESALRTTRVIDAILADLSTR
- a CDS encoding HAMP domain-containing sensor histidine kinase, whose amino-acid sequence is MFNRIKPSWMLLMAVSMAILLPGLAFLQYRWIGQLSASELERMRANLNTGAEYFHDAFDREISPLRWLFRVSLAGSTDEVANQLALNYRHWERMTEHPSLIEHVYWIDYQSRHAVRLHELDPSTGTLHEIPWPDRLLPWREYIVLRNELQRKALEATPALDPQEADAALQAFRARNASLLAETPAIPIPISIDPEIAAEDLLSNLDATIQGRAGHTLLLLNRSYLVDSMLTNLAAEFAGTNDDMGYNVMVVSQDDANQVIFRSDTTLTLEDFKRPDAVHYLGGGFFWQRQPLTPSSMIVRGYTALANRDSSFANLLLTRAESGWWPALHDSLAYETVAHEAPFPLQAVLRMARENDVEGKLTTDYLLSALSRLQDEAMDRNPMPPQRAPADSTANNEDDGRHAWKMLLKHRAGSLEASVRANRTRNLFMSFGILLLLGSAVALLYNSSRRARILAEQQMEFVAGISHELRTPLAVIHSAAENLADGVVQNADQSKRYGDLIRKEGRRLTEMVEQVLELAGVQSGRKRYTFRQASLTNTIEQAISSCDGALREADFTVSKHIAPDLPELVIDDRSIQTALRNLITNAIKYSDQSTWLGIEAQVAKNGKGPEVQITVRDKGSGIPASELPYIFDRFYRGHAVREAQIHGNGLGLSLVRSTAEAHGGRVSVVSEPGKGSAFTLHIPLRTMEEPETAASPLKA
- a CDS encoding response regulator transcription factor, with protein sequence MSKRILLIEDEPGLVLTLTDRLASEGYSVTSRGDGESGLQTALSESFELVLLDVMLPKKSGFDVCQELRKRDIRTPILMLTARGQVVDKVVGLKIGADDYLTKPFEMPELIARIEALLRRAGTTNGHQTAEVHQFGDVEVDFRRAEVRRAGDIVDLSAKEFQLLRYFIEHRGATLSRDELLNEVWGYNSLPSTRTIDVHVAWLRQKLEPNPRHPQYILTVHGLGYKFAE